In Xanthomonas theicola, a single genomic region encodes these proteins:
- the rpsD gene encoding 30S ribosomal protein S4: protein MARYIGPTCKLARREGADLSLKSPARALDSKCKLEQKPGQHGATARKGKLSDYATQLREKQKVKRIYGLLERQFRNYYKKASTKKGNTGENLLQLLETRLDNVVYRMGFAVTRPAARQLVSHRGVLVNGKSVNLASYQVKAGDAIALSEKAQKQLRVQEALTVAETHDLNPSWVEVDSKKFSGVFKAVPDRADLPADINEALIVELYSK from the coding sequence ATGGCTCGTTATATCGGTCCTACCTGTAAGCTCGCGCGCCGCGAAGGCGCCGATCTTTCCCTCAAGAGCCCGGCACGTGCGCTGGATTCCAAGTGCAAGCTGGAGCAGAAGCCCGGCCAGCACGGCGCGACCGCCCGCAAGGGCAAGCTGTCCGACTACGCCACCCAGTTGCGCGAGAAGCAGAAGGTCAAGCGCATCTACGGCCTGCTGGAGCGTCAGTTCCGCAACTACTACAAGAAGGCGTCGACCAAGAAGGGCAACACCGGCGAGAACCTGCTGCAGCTGCTGGAAACCCGCCTGGACAACGTCGTCTACCGCATGGGCTTCGCCGTCACCCGTCCGGCCGCGCGCCAGTTGGTGTCGCACCGTGGCGTGCTGGTCAATGGCAAGTCGGTGAACCTGGCCTCTTACCAGGTCAAGGCCGGCGACGCGATCGCCCTGTCGGAAAAGGCCCAGAAGCAGTTGCGCGTGCAGGAAGCGCTGACCGTCGCCGAAACGCATGACCTGAACCCGTCCTGGGTCGAGGTCGATTCGAAGAAGTTCAGCGGCGTCTTCAAGGCGGTGCCGGATCGTGCGGACCTGCCTGCCGACATCAACGAAGCGCTGATCGTCGAGTTGTATTCGAAGTAA
- a CDS encoding disulfide bond formation protein B: MNPLRWSFRAQFLLGFAICAALLGYAIYVQLQLGIEPCPLCIFQRIAFAALGLLFLLGAVHGPARSGGRKAYGVLAFLAAAAGAGIAGKHVSVQLFPDPMASCGPPLGFLRETLGPFEAMRRVLTGTGDCGNIDWRFLGLSMPMWCLICFVLLALFALYAGFKASRRPLH; this comes from the coding sequence ATGAACCCGTTACGCTGGAGTTTCCGCGCGCAGTTCCTGCTCGGCTTCGCGATCTGTGCCGCGTTGCTGGGCTATGCGATCTACGTGCAACTGCAACTGGGCATCGAGCCCTGCCCGCTGTGCATCTTCCAGCGCATCGCGTTCGCTGCGCTGGGGCTGCTGTTCCTGCTCGGCGCGGTGCACGGTCCGGCCCGCAGCGGCGGACGCAAGGCCTATGGCGTGCTCGCTTTCCTCGCCGCGGCGGCCGGCGCCGGCATCGCCGGCAAGCACGTGTCGGTCCAGCTGTTTCCCGATCCGATGGCCTCGTGCGGTCCGCCGTTGGGCTTCCTGCGCGAGACGCTGGGACCGTTCGAGGCGATGCGCCGGGTCCTGACCGGGACCGGCGACTGCGGCAATATCGACTGGCGCTTCCTGGGCCTGTCGATGCCGATGTGGTGCCTGATCTGCTTCGTGCTGTTGGCGCTGTTCGCGCTGTATGCCGGGTTCAAGGCCAGTCGGCGTCCGCTGCACTGA
- a CDS encoding DNA-directed RNA polymerase subunit alpha, translated as MTVTANQVLRPRGPQIERLTDNRAKVVIEPLERGYGHTLGNALRRVLLSSIPGFAITEVEIDGVLHEYTTVEGLQEDVLEVLLNLKDVAIRMHTGDSATLSLSKQGPGTVTAADIKTDHNVEILNNDHVICHLTKDTAINMRLKIERGFGYQPAAARRRPDEETRTIGRLVLDASFSPVRRVAYAVESARVEQRTDLDKLVLDIETNGTIDAEEAVRTAADILSDQLSVFGDFTHRDRGAAKPASSGVDPVLLRPIDDLELTVRSANCLKAESIYYIGDLIQKTEVELLKTPNLGKKSLTEIKEVLAQRGLSLGMKLENWPPAGVAQHGMLG; from the coding sequence ATGACGGTTACCGCCAACCAGGTTCTGCGCCCCCGTGGGCCGCAGATCGAACGCCTTACCGACAACCGCGCCAAGGTCGTAATCGAGCCCTTGGAGCGCGGGTATGGGCATACGCTGGGCAACGCCCTGCGTCGCGTGCTGCTGTCCTCGATCCCCGGCTTCGCGATCACCGAAGTCGAGATCGACGGCGTGCTGCACGAGTACACCACGGTCGAAGGGCTGCAGGAGGACGTGCTGGAGGTCCTGCTCAACCTCAAGGACGTGGCCATCCGCATGCACACCGGCGACAGCGCCACGCTGTCGCTGTCCAAGCAGGGCCCGGGCACGGTCACTGCCGCCGACATCAAGACCGACCACAACGTCGAGATCCTCAACAACGACCACGTGATCTGCCACCTGACCAAGGATACGGCGATCAACATGCGTCTGAAGATCGAGCGCGGCTTCGGCTACCAGCCGGCCGCCGCGCGGCGCCGTCCGGACGAGGAAACCCGCACCATCGGCCGCCTGGTTCTGGATGCGTCGTTCTCGCCGGTGCGCCGTGTCGCCTACGCGGTCGAGTCCGCGCGCGTCGAGCAGCGGACCGACCTGGACAAGCTGGTCCTGGACATCGAGACCAACGGCACCATCGACGCCGAGGAAGCGGTGCGCACCGCCGCCGACATCCTCAGCGACCAGCTGTCGGTGTTCGGCGACTTCACCCATCGCGATCGCGGCGCGGCCAAGCCGGCCAGCAGCGGCGTCGATCCGGTGCTGCTGCGCCCGATCGACGATCTGGAGCTGACCGTGCGTTCGGCCAACTGCCTGAAGGCCGAGAGCATCTACTACATCGGCGATCTGATCCAGAAGACCGAAGTGGAGCTGCTCAAGACTCCGAACCTGGGCAAGAAGTCGCTCACCGAGATCAAGGAAGTGCTGGCTCAGCGCGGCCTGTCGCTCGGCATGAAGCTGGAGAACTGGCCGCCGGCCGGCGTCGCCCAGCACGGCATGCTCGGCTGA
- the rplQ gene encoding 50S ribosomal protein L17: MRHQKSGRKFNRTSAHRQAMFSNMAASLFKHGLIKTTLPKAKELRRVAEPLITIAKVDGVANRRLAFSRLRDKEAVGKLFVELGPRYQSRPGGYLRILKCGFRAGDNAPMAYVELVDRPTAVAEEVAE; the protein is encoded by the coding sequence ATGCGTCACCAGAAATCCGGCCGCAAGTTCAACCGCACCAGCGCCCATCGCCAGGCGATGTTCTCCAACATGGCGGCCTCGCTGTTCAAGCACGGGCTGATCAAGACCACTTTGCCGAAGGCCAAGGAACTGCGCCGCGTCGCCGAGCCGCTGATCACCATCGCCAAGGTCGATGGCGTCGCCAACCGCCGCCTGGCCTTCTCGCGCCTGCGCGACAAGGAAGCGGTGGGCAAGCTGTTCGTCGAGCTGGGCCCGCGTTACCAGTCGCGTCCGGGCGGCTACCTGCGCATCCTGAAGTGCGGCTTCCGCGCCGGGGACAACGCGCCGATGGCGTACGTCGAGCTGGTCGACCGCCCGACCGCGGTGGCCGAGGAAGTGGCCGAGTAA